One region of Drosophila subobscura isolate 14011-0131.10 chromosome J, UCBerk_Dsub_1.0, whole genome shotgun sequence genomic DNA includes:
- the LOC117894163 gene encoding 1-acylglycerol-3-phosphate O-acyltransferase Pnpla3, which produces MNLSFAGCGFLGIYHVGVAVCFKKYAPHLLLEKIGGASAGSLAACCLLCDLPLGSMTSDFFRVVNEARRYSLGPFSPSFNIQTCLLEGLQKHLPDDAHKRVNGRLHISLTRVYDGKNVIISEFESREEVLQALLCACFIPGFSGILPPRFRGVRYMDGAFSDNLPILDENTITVSPFCGESDICPRDQSSQLFHLNWANTSIEISRQNINRFVRILFPPRPEFLSKFCQQGFDDALQFLHRNNLINCRRCVAVQSTFVVSETVAQPQEFDPECRECKKHRKDALSSNMPQTVLDVIQDYIEQANKGLANWIFKHRGIKLLSLPATVPMDFFLATISKISTLTPKLTKQARQMVEELINQLNNAMQLRLLNKFTLYDQPHFDATGLLHSNRLYGPRVSILVDECGATPLEDDVDNFEHVLKMTTHNDALYAYYYTDNNTNKVKVTEIFDFDDMTEHDELATDLQIYEGSVEDHPNPHQHSHNTVVSEWNGVESDFFIDAQTPNVDVDAPKPHTSHFPQADFEAESDASVLSDPEADQSFRPSTQSNDMYIEIE; this is translated from the exons GCAGCATGACATCGGATTTCTTTCGGGTGGTGAACGAGGCTCGTCGCTACTCACTGGGTCCCTTCAGTCCTTCCTTCAATATACAAACCTGCCTGCTGGAGGGCCTGCAGAAGCATCTGCCCGACGATGCCCACAAGCGCGTTAACGGTCGGCTGCACATCTCCCTGACCCGCGTGTACGATGGCAAGAATGTGATCATCTCTGAGTTCGAGTCTCGGGAAGAAGTGCTACAGGCCCTGCTCTGTGCTTGCTTCATACCGGGCTTCTCGGGAATTCTTCCGCCACGTTTCCGTGGCGTTCGCTACATGGACGGTGCCTTCTCCGATAATCTGCCCATTCTAGATGAGAATACCATTACGGTCAGTCCCTTCTGCGGGGAGAGCGACATCTGCCCGCGGGACCAGAGCTCCCAGCTCTTCCACCTGAACTGGGCAAACACCAGCATCGAGATCTCAAGGCAGAACATCAATCGATTTGTAAGGATTCTGTTCCCTCCGCGGCCGGAGTTTCTCAGCAAGTTTTGTCAGCAGGGATTCGACGACGCCTTACAATTCCTGCATCGCAACAATCTAATTAACTGCCGTCGCTGTGTGGCGGTACAGTCCACGTTTGTCGTCTCTGAGACAGTGGCCCAGCCGCAGGAGTTCGATCCAGAGTGCAGGGAGTGCAAAAAGCATAGAAAG GACGCATTGAGCTCAAACATGCCACAAACGGTTTTGGATGTGATACAGGACTACATCGAGCAGGCGAACAAAGGCCTTGCCAACTGGATCTTCAAGCATCGGGGCATCAAACTGCTCTCGCTGCCAGCGACTGTGCCTATGGACTTCTTCCTGGCCACCATATCCAA AATATCGACACTGACCCCAAAACTTACCAAGCAAGCCCGACAAATGGTGGAAGAGTTGATTAATCAATTGAATAACGCCATGCAACTCCGCCTGCTTAATAAATTCACG ctGTATGATCAGCCGCACTTTGATGCCACTGGATTGCTGCATTCGAACCGGCTATATGGACCCAGAGTCTCCATTCTTGTGGATGAGTG CGGTGCCACTCCACTGGAGGACGATGTCGATAACTTTGAGCATGTTCTCAAGATGACAACGCACAACGATGCTCTCTACGCCTACTACTACACCGACAACAACACGAACAAGGTGAAGGTAACCGAGATATTTGACTTTGACGATATGACGGAGCACGATGAGCTGGCCACAGACCTACAGATCTACGAGGGCTCAGTCGAGGATCATCCGAATCCCCACCAGCACAGCCACAACACGGTCGTCAGCGAGTGGAATGGCGTCGAATCAG ACTTCTTCATCGATGCTCAGACGCcaaatgtggatgtggatgcccCGAAACCACACACGTCACACTTTCCCCAAGCGGATTTTGAGGCCGAGTCAGACGCTAGTGTTCTCAGTGATCCCGAGGCGGATCAAAGTTTTAGACCCTCCACGCAAAGCAACGACATGTACATAGAAATTGAATGA
- the LOC117894161 gene encoding tyrosine-protein phosphatase non-receptor type 23, whose product MEAVPRLHMLWFALKSSPEGTSFAALKKYIAEFYHEDPEAFSKEVHALESLRNQAMRTTKDGAAVMKRYYCQLHALQNRFPQLADKGIFTFTWKDLYHSAVHEVTDIRFERAAVLFNIAASHTQSGASVTRGDVDGMKMACTHFQAAAWAYNELRERYANVNSGGDFMTTELLVYQQQVCLAQAQECILEKSLIDNRKPHIVAKVTAQIVVYYGAALAALLTGEDDGPVAQVIDASVYKLWKKYVRFKINYLNCILYLYQGQNAEEKRHMGERVTLYQASWDKLEEARKESKGLPDQKEINESLSFTADVVEAKRKNAKNENEFIYHEAVPELSTIAAVQGANLVNGIGFQVTDEEYAGADIFARLVPMKAHEASSLYSEEKAKLLRKYGALLEEKDGQLEGYMSSLTLENLNINEEQANKLPQGIVDRCAALHANKTAISDLIEAMSQLAEITTDVETNLGELSHMLEEEAKAEREFQAASGVQRTPNAHITELTREFQKYSEAHARAGESNNTLRKAMSLHVNNLKILSRPLQEIQQLMPKLSSELNTAEIFKDVKLVLNKVNEMKAQRAQFHADLRIAINEDDITGKVIAHGGQEGLQALFVAEMAKHDRITQLLDQNLLAQQNILHALTENYAKAAPVLKTLQDVKQKREHFYSSLAASYDVYEDLLAKSAKGLEFYKKLAGNIQKLLSRFKSARDVQSEERQQRMQSVMAASSKTAAEMQPSAIIVGGGAGAGGGEAGTPKLRDYLKAKGASAAIIAAGLVPTPDATTPAGPSSYVHTVRPVPVGSENPTQAACSAYATAPPNEPPPPYSLQQQQYYDPSAAGYTNPMYHQQQQNIAPPAYKAQPSPNSQTLHGAVGQLSIQQSQDGCQVGSAYNYNNPNAAVPSSQPYAAAGSNAQGFNYQQPLYVATSSNANPGEIPASLQIPYVVNPPPSAGYQTGGVYPQAAHPESIYPPQTSEAYPQQSSVNNSAQAPQQPRIYASPHQSTGYSPAHMPQQLPNVGYPHSQTPQQQPPGYPQSQTPQQPMAYSQPPSGYLTQQPSMGYGSHPPSLYPSQAVQASPRTTRGIQSSPGHSMPVNRVPSPSQPRSQQYGDLQAVVFPATAGAPVSSPAATSNSAIASSPAPTNASTYFSYSNHPGYSYNPQTGAYDYSSGYQQENLSNLHGSLGYQFSQSGKQLAAVVGTTDSENANRSSPATGFDSPVVSHTKAGTGKGTATGPDRAETANETAPQQPGGGKDTSNYYTPPYGHHYTTEHVEGAPKPQQQPTPKPSPHPSGSIYMQSGATSIANTQTTTSSAPYAFSAATKQAAALAPSNVDLLSDLDIDSSVAVPPPMLPQPLLQPQLVATPSGSQFLTPIQTESTAEPVSPPDTSPEITPRASAAAAAAANSTAIAPPERTPSLDNISNCSDLSSLENFDWDSVSLTHSVSEKQPKCANGYANNFAFQAENFTNEKTTKYFQKEVESYEKLLENLHIKMLNGKTQLGAKWQELQNLLNKESSGKRSTTIAKLFPEKNRSLDCLPFDHARVKLDKQTDDYINAAYMKNLSARCPTFIIAQTPQANTINDFWSMIWSEKSRTVVCLHTTNELFDPFWPQALDQTTHYDDYTVTCVKLNQLSHCSEYHLRLSMHGADVLDLSLLQLKQWTKGSCSQLLGVSQNSLDTHRQRCQAANAPSSPLVMSCLTGSERSEMVVIGVCALIATQSKQPTLINVVDVWSRICAQRQNSLRDSANLEQAMQIVLCNAHNVLNQRGIMTSYQMKMAPQVNAKEQQETKDPLNELDALWKLK is encoded by the exons ATGGAAGCTGTGCCACGTCTGCATATGCTGTGGTTTGCCCTAAAATCCAGCCCGGAGGGCACCTCCTTTGCAGCTCTGAAGAAG TATATAGCCGAGTTCTATCATGAGGATCCCGAGGCCTTTTCCAAGGAAGTGCACGCCCTGGAGTCGCTGCGAAATCAGGCCATGCGCACCACCAAGGATGGAGCAGCCGTGATGAAGCGCTACTACTGCCAGCTACACGCCCTGCAAAATCGCTTCCCCCAGCTGGCCGACAAGGGTATCTTCACCTTTACCTGGAAGGATCTCTACCACAGTGCCGTTCACGAGGTCACCGATATACGCTTCGAGCGGGCAGCAGTCCTCTTCAATATCGCTGCCTCCCACACCCAGTCGGGAGCTTCGGTGACGCGCGGCGATGTCGATGGCATGAAAATGGCGTGCACCCACTTTCAGGCCGCAGCCTGGGCCTACAACGAGCTGAGGGAACGCTATGCGAATGTGAACAGTGGCGGCGACTTCATGACCACCGAGCTGCTGGTCTACCAGCAGCAGGTGTGCCTGGCTCAGGCGCAGGAGTGCATTCTGGAGAAGTCGTTGATCGACAATCGCAAGCCGCATATTGTGGCCAAGGTAACGGCCCAGATCGTGGTCTACTACGGAGCCGCACTGGCAGCTCTTCTCACAGGAGAAGACGATGGTCCGGTGGCCCAGGTCATCGACGCTTCTGTGTACAAGCTGTGGAAGAAATATGTGCGCTTCAAGATCAACTATCTGAATTGCATCCTCTACCTCTACCAGGGGCAGAACGCGGAGGAGAAGCGCCACATGGGCGAGCGAGTAACACTTTACCAG GCCAGCTGGGATAAGCTGGAGGAGGCCCGTAAGGAGTCCAAGGGGTTGCCCGATCAAAAGGAGATTAATGAGTCCCTAAGCTTTACTGCTGACGTGGTGGAGGCCAAGCGGAAAAATGCCAAGAACGAGAACGAGTTTATTTACCACGAGGCAGTGCCAGAGCTGTCCACCATTGCCGCTGTGCAGGGGGCCAACCTGGTGAATGGCATAGGCTTCCAGGTCACCGATGAGGAGTACGCAGGAGCGGACATCTTTGCCCGCCTAGTGCCCATGAAGGCGCACGAGGCCAGTTCCCTGTACAGCGAGGAGAAGGCCAAGCTGCTGCGAAAGTACGGGGCCctgctggaggagaaggaCGGCCAGCTGGAGGGCTACATGAGCTCCCTCACCCTCGAAAATCTGAACATCAACGAGGAGCAGGCCAACAAGCTGCCCCAGGGCATCGTGGACCGCTGCGCAGCCTTGCATGCCAATAAGACGGCGATCAGCGACCTAATCGAGGCCATGTCGCAATTGGCCGAGATTACTACTGACGTGGAGACGAATCTCGGCGAGCTGTCGCACATGCTCGAGGAAGAGGCCAAGGCGGAGCGTGAGTTCCAGGCGGCTAGCGGGGTGCAGCGTACACCCAATGCCCACATCACCGAGCTGACGCGGGAGTTCCAGAAGTACAGCGAAGCGCATGCCCGAGCCGGAGAGTCCAACAACACCCTGCGGAAGGCCATGAGCCTGCATGTGAACAACCTAAAGATCCTGTCCCGTCCCCTCCAGGAAATCCAGCAGCTGATGCCCAAGCTTAGCTCGGAGCTAAACACCGCGGAGATATTCAAGGATGTAAAGCTGGTCCTCAACAAGGTCAACGAAATGAAGGCTCAGCGCGCCCAGTTCCATGCGGACCTGCGCATTGCCATCAACGAGGATGACATCACGGGTAAAGTCATTGCTCACGGTGGTCAGGAAGGACTGCAGGCCCTGTTCGTTGCGGAGATGGCCAAGCACGACAGGATTACGCAGCTGCTGGACCAGAACCTGCTGGCACAGCAGAACATACTCCACGCGCTCACTGAAAACTATGCCAAGGCCGCACCCGTGCTCAAGACCCTCCAGGACGTCAAGCAGAAGCGGGAGCACTTCTACAGCTCGCTGGCAGCCTCCTACGATGTGTACGAGGATCTGCTGGCCAAGTCCGCTAAGGGACTGGAGTTCTACAAAAAGCTGGCGGGCAATATTCAAAAACTGCTCAGCCGCTTCAAGTCCGCCCGCGATGTGCAGTcggaggagcggcagcagagaATGCAGAGTGTCATGGCCGCTTCCAGCAAAACCGCAGCCGAAAtgcagccatcagccatcattgttggaggaggagcaggagcaggaggaggagaagcaggtACACCAAAGCTGCGGGACTATCTTAAGGCCAAAGGAGCCTCTGCGGCTATCATTGCCGCCGGCTTAGTGCCCACTCCGGATGCCACTACTCCAGCAGGACCTTCGTCCTATGTGCACACAGTGCGCCCAGTGCCTGTGGGATCAGAGAATCCCACGCAGGCGGCGTGCTCTGCCTATGCCACGGCTCCGCCCAACGAGCCACCGCCGCCGTAcagcctccagcagcagcagtactaCGATCCCAGCGCGGCGGGCTACACGAATCCCATgtaccatcagcagcagcagaacatcGCTCCGCCGGCCTACAAGGCACAACCCTCGCCCAACTCCCAAACGCTCCACGGAGCCGTGGGACAGCTCAGTATCCAGCAATCGCAGGACGGCTGTCAGGTAGGATCGgcctacaactacaacaatcCGAATGCTGCAGTGCCTTCATCGCAGCCCTATGCAGCTGCAGGGTCGAATGCGCAGGGATTCAACTACCAGCAGCCTCTGTATGTGGCCACATCATCGAATGCGAATCCTGGCGAGATACCAGCCTCGTTACAGATCCCGTATGTGGTCAATCCCCCTCCTTCGGCAGGCTATCAAACAGGAGGAGTCTACCCGCAGGCCGCCCACCCTGAGTCGATATATCCGCCTCAAACGTCAGAGGCTTATCCCCAGCAATCGTCGGTGAATAATTCCGCTCAGGCGCCTCAGCAGCCCAGAATTTATGCCTCTCCTCATCAGTCCACGGGATATTCGCCAGCACATATGCCACAGCAACTGCCTAATGTTGGGTATCCTCATTCCCAGAcgcctcagcagcagcccccaggATATCCCCAGTCCCAGACGCCTCAACAGCCCATGGCATATTCTCAGCCACCCTCCGGATATCTTACGCAACAGCCATCCATGGGCTATGGGTCTCATCCACCCTCGCTATATCCATCACAGGCTGTCCAGGCATCCCCCCGAACCACGCGTGGAATCCAATCCTCTCCAGGTCATTCGATGCCAGTGAATCGGGTCCCATCCCCATCACAGCCGCGCTCCCAGCAATACGGAGATCTCCAAGCGGTAGTATTTCCCGCGACTGCTGGGGCTCCAGTTTCAtctcctgctgccacttccaATTCTGCGATAGCATCCAGTCCAGCTCCCACTAACGCTTCCACGTACTTCAGCTATTCCAATCATCCTGGCTACAGCTACAATCCGCAGACAGGCGCCTACGACTACAGCAGTGGATATCAACAGGAGAACCTCTCAAATCTGCACGGCTCGCTGGGCTATCAGTTCAGCCAGAGTGGAAAGCAGCTGGCGGCCGTGGTCGGGACCACGGACTCGGAGAATGCTAATCGCAGTAGTCCAGCCACAGGATTCGAT TCGCCCGTTGTGTCTCACACCAAGGCGGGAACTGGCaaaggcacagccacaggcccAGACAGAGCCGAAACTGCTAATGAAACAGCTCCTCAGCAGCCGGGAGGAGGTAAAGACACATCCAATTACTATACGCCACCCTACGGCCATCATTACACGACCGAGCACGTTGAAGGAGCCCCtaaaccgcagcagcaacccacCCCGAAGCCCTCGCCACATCCATCTGGTTCCATTTACATGCAGAGCGGAGCCACCAGCATTGCCAACACTCAGACGACCACCAGCAGTGCGCCCTACGCCTTCTCGGCCGCGACCAAGCAGGCTGCAGCGCTCGCTCCTAGCAATGTAGACCTGTTGAGCGACCTGGATATAGATAGCTCTGTTGCTGTGCCTCCTCCAATGTTGCCACAGCCCCTGCTACAGCCTCAGTTGGTGGCTACTCCGtcaggcagccagtttttaaCACCTATCCAAACAGAGAGCACTGCGGAG CCTGTTTCACCTCCTGATACATCCCCTGAGATAACACCtcgagcatcagcagcggcagcagcagcagcaaactcaaCCGCAATAGCTCCGCCGGAAAGGACACCAAGCCTGGACAATATCTCCAACTGCTCTGATCTGAGTTCCCTGGAAAACTTTGATTGGGACTCGGTCTCCCTCACACATTCCGTTAGCGAGAAACAGCCCAAGTGTGCCAATGGATATGCCAATAACTTTGCATTCCAAGCCGAAAACTTCACCAATGAGAAGACGACGAAATATTTCCAGAAGGAGGTGGAGAGCTACGAAAAGCTGTTGGAGAATCTGCACATTAAGATGCTCAACGGCAAGACCCAGCTGGGGGCCAAGTGGCAGGAGTTGCAGAACCTGCTAAACAAGGAGAGCAGTGGCAAGCGATCCACGACCATTGCCAAACTGTTCCCAGAAAAGAATCGCTCTTTGGACTGTCTACCCTTCGATCATGCGCGTGTCAAGctagacaaacagacagatgACTACATCAATGCGGCCTACATGAAG AACTTGAGTGCCAGATGTCCCACCTTCATCATTGCTCAGACGCCCCAGGCCAATACGATTAACGATTTCTGGTCCATGATCTGGTCGGAGAAGTCACGCACAGTGGTTTGTCTGCATACTACAAATGAG CTCTTCGATCCCTTTTGGCCACAGGCTTTGGATCAGACGACTCACTACGATGACTACACGGTGACATGTGTAAAGCTGAACCAGCTCAGCCACTGCTCAGAGTATCATCTGAGGCTGTCCATGCATGGGGCAGATGTCCTGGATTTGTCGCTGCTACAACTGAAGCAGTGGACCAAGGG TTCATGCTCTCAGCTGCTGGGTGTATCCCAAAACTCGTTGGACACACATCGACAGCGCTGTCAGGCAGCTAATGCACCAAGTTCGCCACTTGTAATGAGCTGTTTAACGGGCTCAGAGCGCTCCGAGATGGTGGTCATTGGCGTGTGCGCCCTGATAGCCACTCAAAGCAAACAACCAACTCTGATAA ATGTGGTTGATGTTTGGTCTCGAATTTGTGCGCAGCGTCAAAATTCACTGCGGGACTCGGCCAACCTGGAGCAAGCCATGCAAATTGTGCTCTGCAATGCACACAATGTGCTCAACCAGC GTGGCATCATGACCTCatatcaaatgaaaatggcacCGCAGGTCAACGCCAAGGAACAGCAAGAGACCAAGGATCCGCTCAACGAATTGGATGCACTCTGGAAACTTAAATAA
- the LOC117894025 gene encoding alpha-1,3-mannosyl-glycoprotein 4-beta-N-acetylglucosaminyltransferase A, producing the protein MFKIRQRNCMLIVTALVLAPCIVILMVMAPELSTEQSLTQRLAECHMRLQYLESMYRARQEDVALLSQYLGQLQSGNGSAASPPPPLPVANLLVGLSPEARQLLRNASHAAKGGGWNGTMARGQNIRLPNAYHFLPHLLDDAGSLRPAYLQSKGRTDVSIVLGVPTVHREKQSYLLGTLHNLIENMNDEEQNETLIIVYIGEADLDAVQLIARQIETSFEQQVESGLIDIIAPASSYYPNFERLRITLNDPLERVKWRSKQNLDFAYLMAYAHSKGTFYVQLEDDILTKRQFITTMKKFALIKSALTKPDQPAWFVLDFCQLGFIGKMFKSAELPYLITYFQMFYNDKPVDWLLTYFIESKVCRTDKDQKHCNQEKAKYWQHFRKSLFQHIGTSSSLKGKVQKLKDKQFGSKVPQYYAHTHNPPALVKSNIAPYKNYLLKRAYRGESYFWGLLPQPGDLVQFVFEQPTLLRRYLFRSGNSEHPSDRFYNTTVELLPADTLSENSSVWSNYNTTTDGYLIVGSFDHLGVAEGLLDPKIGSIKELRLHVHSDSENWALLSEIELQELTNDGRSEANLAKPRFVAGS; encoded by the coding sequence ATGTTCAAGATTAGGCAGAGGAATTGTATGCTGATTGTGACGGCCCTCGTTCTGGCGCCCTGCATTGTTATACTGATGGTGATGGCACCAGAACTATCCACCGAACAGTCGTTGACGCAGCGACTGGCCGAGTGCCATATGCGTCTGCAGTACCTGGAGTCCATGTACAGGGCCAGACAGGAGGACGTGGCCCTGCTCTCCCAGTACTTGGGTCAGCTGCAGTCGGGAAACGGGAGCGCGGCGAGTCccccgccgccactgccagtggCCAATCTGCTTGTCGGACTCAGTCCCGAGGCGAGACAGCTGCTGAGGAATGCCTCGCACGCAGCGAAAGGTGGAGGATGGAATGGTACGATGGCCAGGGGCCAGAATATACGGTTGCCCAACGCCTACCACTTTCTCCCTCATCTCCTGGACGATGCGGGGTCTCTCCGTCCAGCCTACCTGCAGAGCAAAGGCCGCACTGATGTTAGCATCGTTCTAGGGGTCCCCACAGTGCACCGGGAGAAGCAGTCCTATCTTCTCGGAACCCTGCACAACCTGATAGAGAACATGAATGATGAGGAACAGAACGAGACGCTCATCATTGTGTACATCGGTGAGGCGGATCTTGACGCAGTGCAGCTAATAGCCCGGCAGATCGAGACCAGCTTCGAACAGCAGGTGGAGAGCGGACTGATCGATATCATTGCGCCAGCTTCCAGCTATTATCCAAACTTTGAGCGGCTGCGCATCACGCTGAATGATCCGCTGGAGCGTGTGAAGTGGCGCAGCAAACAAAACCTGGACTTTGCCTACCTGATGGCCTATGCCCATTCGAAGGGCACTTTCTATGTGCAGCTGGAAGATGACATCCTAACCAAGCGCCAGTTCATTACCACCATGAAAAAGTTCGCCCTAATCAAGAGTGCCCTGACCAAGCCGGATCAGCCTGCCTGGTTTGTCCTGGACTTTTGCCAGCTCGGCTTCATTGGCAAGATGTTCAAGAGCGCCGAGCTACCCTACCTGATCACCTACTTCCAGATGTTCTACAACGACAAGCCCGTCGACTGGCTACTCACATACTTCATTGAGTCGAAGGTCTGTCGCACCGACAAGGACCAGAAGCACTGCAACCAGGAGAAGGCCAAGTACTGGCAGCACTTTCGTAAGTCGTTGTTTCAGCACATCGGCACCAGCTCCTCTCTAAAAGGAAAGGTTCAGAAGTTGAAGGACAAGCAGTTTGGCAGCAAAGTGCCCCAGTACtatgcccacacccacaaccctCCGGCGCTAGTAAAGTCCAACATTGCGCCGTACAAGAACTATCTGTTAAAGCGTGCATATCGCGGGGAATCCTACTTCTGGGGTCTGCTGCCGCAGCCTGGCGACCTCGTGCAGTTTGTCTTTGAGCAGCCCACACTCCTGCGACGTTACCTCTTTCGCAGCGGCAATTCCGAGCACCCCTCGGACCGGTTCTACAACACCACAGTGGAGCTGTTGCCGGCGGACACTCTAAGCGAAAACTCGTCCGTATGGAGCAACTACAACACAACCACCGATGGCTACTTGATAGTGGGATCCTTTGATCACTTGGGCGTTGCCGAGGGCTTGCTGGACCCCAAGATCGGTTCCATCAAAGAGCTGCGTCTACATGTCCACTCCGACAGTGAGAACTGGGCCCtacttagcgaaattgagCTTCAGGAGCTGACCAATGATGGCAGGTCGGAGGCGAATTTGGCCAAGCCGCGATTCGTGGCAGGCAGCTGA
- the LOC117895084 gene encoding tRNA-splicing endonuclease subunit Sen34, whose translation MYLTLLNGTGYVFSVDDYMELRSKHRLMGALVGTANTKGWSINQSTLPVELTKFETQLILDEGLALLVNKSKALGASPMPKELEEYRSELDKRLEGQANALKSEKLRETERYMDKILLGKRNKLLKQGLATKAGALVSEDVLKEVADNFEFDLQNALVEVPCKHLIKHTAQIVPEPLVDTSCARYRIFRDLWLRGKFVTSGEAFGADFLVYPGDPLIYHASHIVIVQSTSLIRPLDLIAKVRLSVIVNKSCVFAHEKRGKGITYQTVAWCNPSK comes from the exons ATGTATTTAACTCTCTTAAACGGAACTGGCTATGTATTTAGTGTGGACG ATTACATGGAGCTGCGAAGTAAACATCGGCTAATGGGTGCTCTCGTAGGCACGGCCAACACCAAAGGCTGGAGCATCAATCAGTCCA CTCTTCCCGTAGAACTGACGAAATTCGAGACACAGTTGATCCTGGACGAGGGCTTAGCTTTGCTAGtcaacaaatcaaaagcaCTTGGTGCATCTCCTATGCCAAAGGAGCTGGAGGAATATAGATCCGAACTTGACAAGCGTTTGGAGGGTCAGGCGAATGCCCTGAAGTCAGAGAAACTGCGAGAGACTGAGCGTTATATGGACAAGATTCTGCTTGGAAAGCGCAACAAGTTGTTGAAGCAGGGTCTAGCTACAAAAG CTGGTGCCTTAGTCAGCGAGGATGTGCTCAAGGAAGTGGCAGACAACTTTGAGTTTGATCTACAGAACGCGCTGGTGGAAGTTCCCTGCAAACACCTGATCAAGCACA CTGCGCAAATCGTTCCTGAACCACTTGTGGACACCAGTTGCGCCAGATACCGAATATTTCGCGACCTCTGGCTACGGGGAAAGTTTGTAACATCCGGCGAAGCATTTGGCGCAGATTTTCTAGTCTATCCCGGCGATCCTCTCATCTACCATGCCTCGCACATCGTGATTGTACAGAGTACCTCACTGATAAGGCCCTTGGACTTGATTGCCAAGGTCCGTCTATCGGTGATTGTAAACAAGAGCTGCGTGTTTGCCCATGAGAAAAGAGGTAAAGGAATCACCTATCAAACGGTGGCCTGGTGCAATCCCAGCAAATAA